A window of Blautia argi genomic DNA:
TATTTTTCCTGTAATTGCAGCCTTTGCAAATACAACCCTGAACCTGATTAAAAATGCCTTTATTTTTGCCTTTATGCATTTTCCTTCCACCCTTGTCATTGCAGTGGTTTCCATTCTTCCCATGTATATGACCTATCAGGATTTAAAGCTCATGCCCCTGTATGCCTGCTGCTGGTTCTTCTTTGGCTTTGCACTGACTGCCCTGATAAATTCATCACTGCTCTACAGAATGTTTAAACCGTTTTTAGAAAAAGCAGAGGAAGCAGAAAAACCCACTGCCATCACCACAGACAAAACTCAGACACAGGAGGAAACTCATGGAATTTGAAAAAATCAGTTCTCCCTCTCTTCGGGAGCTTTTTGTTCAGCAGCTGGAACATATGATTCTCTCCGGAAAACTCCCGGTTGGTACAAAACTGCCGCCGGAAAGACAGCTTTCCCAGGAAATGCAGGTAAGCCGGGCAGTCATTAACGGAGGCATCTCGGAGTTGGAAAAAAAGGGGTTCCTGATTGTAAAACCCAGAAGCGGAACCTATGTGGCGGATTACCGGCGAAATGGCACTGCCGAAACACTTCTTGCCATTATGAATTACAACGGCGGAAGATTGAAACAGGAGGAAGTACGCTCCATCCTGGAGGTACGAATTGCCCTGGACACCCTTGCCGCCACACTCTGTACCAGCCATATCACAGATAAAGAACTGGATTATCTTGAGGCGCTTACCGAACGCATAAAAGACGCTGTTTCTATCGACGAGGCAGTAAACGCTGCCTATGAATTTCAGCACGAATTTGCCCTTGCCTCAGGCAATACCCTAATTCCCCTGATTTTCTCCTCCTTTAAGGTGGCAGTCACCTCCCTGTGGGAAAGATTCTGCGTCCTGTACGGCACAGACGCCCTTTACGAAAACACAGTTTCTCTCCTTGGTTTTCTGAAAAACAGAGATACTCAGGGAGCCATTGAATGGATAAACAAATCCGTTGCCCAGAGCATTGACGGAAACAGAAAAATCTATTATGAGTAATGTTCTATGATAGTAAAAAGACTGGTGCAAAGTTCCGGGAAGAAATTTCTTCTCCCCGCTTTTTTGTACCAGTCCTTCTCTTCTTTAACACCCACTTATTTCTTTTATAAAAAATTCATTTCCCTGCTGCAGATAGGTGCGCTCGCTGCCGCAATAAGGACAGATTTTCCCATGCTCCACTGTCCCATAAGTCTTTTCACAGTCCTCGCAAAAAGTAACTGCAGGAATGGTTTCTACCACAAGGGCGCTTTCCTTTAATATTTCGCTCTTTTTCTCAACTGCCCACTTCCAGCAGTTCTGCAGATAAGATTCTATCACACCGGAAACTTCCCCAAGCTGCAGGGTTACAGCTTCTATTTCTGTGAGCTGGTTCTCCTTTGCCACCTCTTCCACGGTTTTAATTACATGAAATACAACGCCAAGTTCGTGCATGCTTCTCTCCTTTTCCTATTTCTTTTTGGAGAACTTAATCTTAATTGCCTGTTTTGCCCCATATGGAAGAATGTATTTCAGCTTATCCTCACTCTTTCGCATGGTGCTGCATTCTGGATTTTCCCGGTACAGGTGAATGGCATCAAATTCGCACTTTGTGGTGCAGATACCGCAGCCGATACATTTATTTTCGTCTACCACAGAAGCGCCGCAGCCCAGACATCTGGCAGTTTCCTTTTTTACCTGCTCTTCTGTAAAACTCTGTCTTGCCTCTTTAAAAGAGGTTTTCCGGTCTATTTTCTTATCATATCCCGGTATCTGGCGGCTGGAATTGTCATATTCCTCTACCAGAATATCCTGCTTGTTTAATTCCACAAACTGTCTGCGGTTTCGTCCAATGGTCAGACTGCTGTGCGGCTGTACAAAACGGTGAATAGATATAGCACCCTCTTTGCCTGCTGCAATGGCATCAATAGCAAATTTCGGTCCTGTATACACATCTCCGCCCACGAAAATATCCGGCTGTGCAGTCTGATAGGTCACAGTATCCGCCACTGCACCGTTTCCTCTTCCAAGTTCTACCTTCTCGTTCTTTAACAAATCGCCCCAGACAATACTCTGACCCACACTCATAAATACATGGTCACATTCCACGGTCATGGTTTCCTGCTCATCGTATTTCGGATTAAAGCGTCCGTCCGCGTCCTTTACAGATACGCATTTCTTAAACACAATGCCTTTCACTCTGCCGTTTTCCGTAAGAATTTCTTTCGGACCCCAACCACAGTGAACGGATACGTTTTCTTCCTCTGCCTCCAGAATTTCTTCTTCTGATGCAGGCATCATATCCCGACTCTCCAGACAGTACATGGAAACACTGTCCGCGCCGCAGCGCATACTGGTTCTTGCTACATCAATAGCCACATTTCCACCGCCGACAACTACGGTTTTTCCGGAAATCGGATAACTGTGATCTTCTCCCACGGCACGAAGGAAGTCCACGGCTGTCATCACACCATCTGCGTCCTGCCCCGGTATTCCCGGCAGTCTTCCCCCCTGGCAGCCAATAGCAATATAAAACGCCTGATAGCCCTGCGCCCGCAGTTCGTCCAGGGTAATATCTTTTCCCACTTCTACACCAGTTCGGATTTCCACTCCCATTTCTTTAATAACATCAATCTCTGCCTGTACCACATCTTTTTCCAGCTTAAAGGACGGAATACCATAAACCAGCATACCGCCGGCCTTCTGATTTTTCTCAAAAACAGTAGGCTTATATCCCTTTTCTGCCAGGTAAAAAGCACAGGACAAACCGGCAGGACCGCCTCCGATAATGGCGATTTTTTCTGTAAATTCTCCTTTTAAGGAAGGCACCACCTTTTTTGGTATATATCTTGTTTCTGCTTTTAAATCCTGTTCTGCGATAAACCGCTTTACTTCATCAATGGCAACTGCCTCGTCAATGGTTCCTCTGGTACATGCGTCCTCGCACCTGCGGTTACAGATACGTCCGCACACAGCCGGGAATGGATTTTCCTTCTTAATCAGCGCCAGAGCATCGGTATATCTGCCCTGTGCAGCCATTTTCAGATATCCCTGAATAGCAATATGTGCCGGACAGGCAGTCTTACACGGCGCAGTTCCGGTATCATAGCAGTTGATACGGTTTTTATCCCGGTAATCCTCTGTCCACATATGCGGTCCCCAAGGTACTTCTGACGGAAGAGGCTGTTTTGGATATTCCACCTGGCTTCCGTCTTTTTTACACAGCTTTTGTCCCAGTTTTACTGCCCCTGCAGGACAGTATTCCACACAGCGTCCGCATGCCACGCAGTTTTCTGTTTTCACATGCGCCACATAGGCAGAACGTGACATATTGGGCGTATTGAAAAGCTGTGAAGTACGCAGTGCATAACACACGTTTACATTACAGTTGCAGATAGCAAAAATCTTATTTTCGCCGTCAATGTTGGTAATCTGGTGAACAAAGCCGTTTTCTTCTGCCTGCTTTAAGATTTCCATAACCTCATCTCTGGTAATGTAACGTCCGCCTTTGTTGGTTTCCACCACATAGTCTGCCATATCTCCAACAGCAATACACCAGCCTTCCGGGTCGTCAGCGCAGCCCTCGTCAAAGGTTTTGCGGGAACGGCGACAGGAACAGGGGCTTGCCGCATATTTGCCTTCATATTTGTCCAGCCAGTGGGAAATATGCTCCACAGATACCGACTGATTTTCCATCTGAATGGCTTTTTCCACAGGAATGACATGCATACCGATTCCGGCGCCTCCCGGCGGTACCATATGGGTGATTTTTTCCAGCGGCACACGGCTCATACGCTCAAAGAAACGCCCCATTTCCGGGTGCTCGGTTAAAATATCCTCATTCATGTTTGCAAACTCTGCGCTGCCAGGTACAAACATGGGAAGCACATACTGCTTTTCATGCTTTGGATTCTCCCAGTTATACTCAATAACTCCGTTCACTGCCAGCTTTTGCAGCATTTCTTCCACATACGCTTTATCTTTCCCTGTGAGTTTTACCATGTCCTCCAGGGTTCTTGGTTTACGTTTGCCCATTTTCAGTGCAAGCTCTGCCATTTCATCTGTACAAAGAATGGAAAGCCCGATATATTCCGGGGATTCCTTTGTGATTTTTTCCAGTCCCAGCACAACAGGCGCCCGGTCTGTAATCATCTTTGCCAGCTTTGCAATGGGTTCACGGAAAGGTTCTTCCGGGTGTGGATTGGGAAACAGGGAATCTGCCATAGTTCATCTCCTCCTTATATCAATATCTGTTTATTGTTTTTCTGCTCTTGCCATAGCAAGCTTGAAATCTCTCTGATCTGTAAAAATTTCGTTGGTGTACGGATTCTTTTTCTGCTCTTTTGCACGTTTGATAACCGCTGCAAGACAAAGCACATTGGCAGCCAAAGCCAGAAGTGCAATCACACCCTGCATAGTAGGATTTACAGATACAGGACGAACGGCCGCGTCCATGACACCGTCCTTATACAACACGGGAAGCACTGCAAATTTCCCCTGTTCCTGAAACAGCGGGAATACCTGGGCAAACATGCACCACAACGCCAGTGTATTGGCGCGATTCTGAATCCAGCCGCCTTTATTCCACAGCATAGCTGCAAAGGTTGGAGCCAGAAGAAGCGCAACGCCGCAGTACCAGGAATGTGTAGGCAGATTGTTGTAGGTATAGGCAAAGTTCCAGATATCATAAGCAACAATAAAACACCAGGTCATATCCGGCCACAGCATGTCGTGTTTTTTCCTGGAGGTATAAATACCAAGCCAGCCGGTCATACAGAAGATATTTAAGATTCCCGCAATTCCATTGACCCAGTTCCACCAGCCGCCGTAAAGCCATACGTTTTCAGAAGACAGCCACCAGCGGTCGCCCTGTGCTGCCAACGCCATAGCGCCGCGGACGCCGGATTCAAAATCGCTTCCCACAGCAATGAGAATGTTAATGGCTACAATGGCAAATGGAAAAATCTTGAACCAGTCTTTCTTTCCGATTCCCCAGTGATACTTTAACATCATGAAACCAATACAACCTGCGGTTGCTGCATAAAGTTTGGCGTAATGGAACCAGCCGTTCATATGTACATAAGTATCATTGTTCAACGCCCATTCAGAGCCGTTTGCCGCGCCCACCTGAATAGCGATAAAATATACGGTAAGCGCTGCCGGAAGAATCAAGAAACAGAAAATTCCTCCCACCTTGGAACGGCGCGCAATTTCATTTACTGCAATCAGACATACAAATACCATAAGCCAGCCAAAAAGCTGCCAGCCTGCGTTTTCTCCATAGATTTGAAATAACATTTTTTACCCTCTTTCTTTTTCTGTAGCTTCTTTTGTTGTTCTGCTTATATCCGACTTTCCTTCTCGAACATCGGTGTTCGCATGGTTTACTTCTGCTTTTCTTTACCAGTCCAGTCCGCTGTTTCCCGGCGCAGCCAGTCTGTCCATTCTGCAAATCCTTCCCCGGTCTTTGCGGAAATGGGAATTACTTTTGCCTTTGGATTACGTTCCTTTATGTATTCCCTGCACTTTTCCATATCAAAGTCAAAATACGGAAGCACGTCTGTTTTATTAATCAAAACTACGTCGCACACAGAAAACATCAAAGGATATTTAAGGGGCTTATCCTGGCCCTCCGGCACAGACAGAATCATGGCATTTTTACATGCCCCGGTATCAAATTCTGCCGGACAGACCAGATTTCCCACATTTTCCAGCACAACCAGATCCAGGTCTTCTGTGCCAAATTCCAAAAGTCCCTGACGTGTCATATCCGCATCCAGATGGCACATGCCTCCGGTGTGAATCTGTATCGCCTTGGCTCCGGTTTCTGAAATAGTCTGTGCATCTACGTCAGAATCAATATCCGCCTCCATAACCCCAATCCTCATTTCGTCTTTGAGCATGGAAATGGTTCGCTTCAGCGTACTGGTCTTTCCAGCTCCGGGAGAAGACATCAGGTTCAGCAAAAAGGTTTTCTGTTTCTTCAATGTCTGTCTGAGTCTGGCAGCGTCTGCATCGTTATCTTCAAAGATACTTCGTTTTACTTCAATCACCTTAAATTCTTTCATTCTCTCACCTCGCCTCTTAATCTGGTCATACCAGAAGATTGTTATTATTTTATCATTATATAGTTTGATGATGTCTTTGTCAATATTTCTAGCTTTATTGAGCAATTTAATCAGGGTTTATCCAGGTTTTTGAAAAAAATCCAGGTTTTTACGAATTCTGGAATCTGGTATAACCAGTTCCAAAATGAAGATTTTAAATGAATTTTTGCACACTTTTGTTCTTACGGAAAATTATTACAAAAATACATCTTTATTTCCCTTGACTTCTTCCGCGCCCATATGCAAAATAAATATATAACCAACAAATTTGTGAAAACGCAGAAAGAGTGATGGAAATATTCTCAAAAGAATTGTTGGAGCCAGACAAAAATACAGTGCAATATATGATTGACGAAATGCAGGAAGCCCTAAAACGCATCTCCATTCTGGAGAAGCAGTTAAAATAAACACCATCGGAGGAAAAAACATGACCGGACTATGCCACAAAAAATATCTGAAACTGACACCACCCACAGAAGAAGATTCCCGCTCTGCTCAAGTACGGATTTTAGATGAGCTTTCTGACATAACAGACCCTGTTCAGTTTTCCATGAAAGCGCTTCGGCAGCTTTCCTCTGTCTGTGTAAACGCAGACTGGGAAATTACAGTTTCTTTAAGCTGGGACGGCTGCAAATGGCTGATTACCAATCTGGAAACAGGTGATACATCTTCTAATCTCTATGGACTAGCTGTAGATTTAGGCAGTACCACAGTTGTCATGCAACTGCTGGACTGCATCTCAGGCAAAGTCCTGGCACAGACCAGCGTTCGGAATCATCAGCGGGATAAGGGATTGGAAATTTTGTCCCGGATATTTTTTTCCAAAGATAATCCTGAACATCTGGAAGAACTGCGTCAGCTCACCTTAAAAAGTATTCTGGAAGGTATGGAAAACCTGAAAAAGCATACGGGTATAGAGGTTCATCAGTGCGGCGCTATGGTTATCTCCGGCAACAATGCCATGATTCATTTTCTTGTTGGACTGGACCCATTTCCTATTTTTTCCTCTCCCTATGCTGTATGGGCAGATCAGCTTGGCTTTTATCCTGCACAGGAATTAGGACTCCCCCTCTCCTGCCCGGTCTATCTGGTTCCCGCAAGAGCAAACTATCTGGGCGGAGATATTACCAGCGGTCTGATAGACGTCAATATTCAGGAGAAAGAACAAATTCAGGTATTTTTTGATGTAGGAACAAACGGAGAACTGGTTATCGGAAACAAAGATTTCCTGCTCTGCGGCGCAGGCGCTGCCGGTCCTGCTCTGGAAGGTGAAGCCGTCCGTACCGGTATGCGGGCAACTGCCGGTGCTGTTACTGATGTCAAACTCCAAAAGGGCGCGTTTCTTCTCTCTACGGTAGATAACTTACCGCCTGTGGGCATCTGCGGTTCCGGAATTGTAGATTTACTTGCCGAATTATATTTGAACGGCTGGGTAGATAACAAAGGGCATTTTGTCCCTGATATGTCTGAAAAGATTGCCTGGCAGCCAAAGGAACAGGAATACGCTGTCTGCTACAGCCCCGGACTTTGGTTTTACGAATCCGATATTCAGGAATTTTTAAAAGCCAAAGCTGCTGCCAGCACTATGGTGGAAATTCTGCTGCAGCAAATGGGACTGTGTATTCAGGACGTTGAAACCTTCTATATGGCAGGGGCATTCGGGGTTCACATCAACAAAAAATCCGCAGTCACCATTGGCATGTATCCGGATATTCCCTTAGAACGTATTCAGCAGGCCGGAAACAGTTCCTTAAACGGCGCTGCAAAACTGCTTCTGAATCGAAATCTCATAGATAAAATTCCAAAGCTTTTATCTATGATGACCTACCTCCAGTTTGGTGCTGTAGAAAACTTCCTTCATGAAATGGTGGCTGCCACTGCGATTCCTCACACGAATCTGGAAAATTACCCCTCTGTGGAAGCAGAGCGGAAGAAACGTATGGAAGAACAAAAATTCACCGCTTCCACATAAATTCTGTGAAAGCGGTGGACTCACCTCTTAATGCTGTTTTCTTTTTCTGATAGTTAAGACAAGGATTGCTCCTGCTGCCAGAAGTCCTACGGTTCCCCACAATGCAAGCTGTGCCTCATCTCCTGTCTTTACAGAAGAACCGGAAGGATTTTTATTACTTCCCGATGGTTTTGACGGATTTGATGGTTTTGCACCAGGTTTCTTGTCTGCTTCTTTTTTCACTGTTACAACTGCTTCTCCATACTTGTCGGAATTTGCCCTGGAAACAGCTTTTACTTTGATTTCGTGTGCAGTTTCATCTTTTCCTATTGTCAGTTTTCCATTTTCGTCAATCTTTGTATCCTTGCTTTTATTTCCGGCTATCTGCCAGGTGACTTCTTTTGATACCTCTCCTTTAGTTTCGACTTCTGCAGTAAATTCTTTGGATTCTCCTGCTTTCATCTCTGCCTTATCCGGGGAAATCTTCACACTCAGGATTTCTCCCTTCTGAGGCTCTTCTCCATTATCGCCATCGTCCGGATTGGGATCTGGGTTTGGATTCTGGTCTGGGTTCGGATTCTGGTCTGGATTCGGATTCTGGTCTGGATTCGGGTTTGGATTCGGACTTGGTATATCCTTCTTGCTCACTATAATTGCCTGTTTCGCTGTCTTGGTAACCTCTTTTTCTGTATAAAATATTTCTATCTCCTTATCTGTTACCTGCAGCGGCTCTTTGCTGTAACTTACTGCTTCTGTCACATCTTTTTCTGTTCCATCGCTGTAGATTGCTGTTACCTGCATTCCTTTGGCGTCAAAGATTTCACCTTCAACATATTCTCTCTTTTCCGGTGCCTGTGTGATTTTGATGAAATCCAACATTGCTTCCGGTTCTGGTTCCGGCTCCGGAACTGCAGCATCTTTTTCCTGAAGGAATGTCACCTTAGCTAACTGAATATCTGTATTCTTAACTTTCGTAACCTCTCCGTTTTTCTGTGTATATTCCGCACCTTCGTAATTCGGAAATTCCACCTTTACATAATTTGTTCCCTCAGGAAGGCCGTATGCATCAAAGGTATGTCTTGCATAAGATGGATTTGGTTCCGGGAAATTATTTACAACTTTTACATTTTCAAACCTTGTCCAGTCTGCTCCGTCCACAGAAGCATAAATCTTAAAGTCCAGGTCTGCTCCGTCTTTTAGGGAAGAACGCATGGATTCGCCTTTCAAATCCCCGACTGAGGAAGGGAATTTCACACCCTCTAAAGTCTGATAATAAGCGGTCAGATGTACATCTTTAACCTCCGGTATATGATAAACCAGGGACTGGTCTTTCGCGCCTTCTTTTACCGCTACTCTGCTGGCTTCATATCTTGGCTGACCGCCATAATAGAAGTTGTCCTTGCTTTCATAGCTTTCCTCACCGTCAGATAATTCCATCAATCCGTCTGTATGTGATTCCGGCGCAATATAATAGCTGTCATTCTTCCCACCGGAAATGCTCTCCAGATTATCAAATCTGGCAACCGGCTGGTCTGCTGTCTGATATACCCTTACCCAGTCTATCAGATAATCGCTGTCCTGCTTGGTTTCCTGCTTTGTATAATCTACAGGTCCAACCCAGCCATCTCCTACCTGTGTTTCTAAAATCGCAAACATCGGACGGGTATGCATACCATCTCTACCGTCGTCTTTTCCGGTTGTTGTGCTGTGCACCTGCACACCGTCAATAAAGAATTTTATGATTTCCGGATCCCACTCTACCTCAAAAACATGGAAATCCTGACACCACGCCTCATAGTTCTTTGTTGCAATGCCATCAGAAGCTTTATTTTCATCTAAAATCCCAAAATGATTTGTGGTCCAGGCGTCCCATGCGTCCTGTCCAAGATATTCCAGTACGTCAATCTCATCATGTCCTGTTTCGTCCTGACACAGCAGCCAGATTGCCGGCCAGATTCCCTGTGAATCATTTGGTTTGGCTCGAACTGCCATACGTCCGAACTGGAAGGAAAATTTGTCCTTAGACTCCACGCGTCCGGAAGACCAGGTAACACTGTCTTTTAATTTCTGATCCTGGTACTGATCCCAGCCTACTGCTTCAATAAGCTTTTCTGTTGTTTCATAGTTTTTAGAATTAATAGCCAGATAGCTGTTTTCCCCGTCTTTTTTAATGCTTACAGCGCCTCTGTTATAAATGGCGCCATGGTTTGCCATTCCGTCTATAATATTCCACTTTGTTTCATCTACCGTATCTCCGTTAAATTCATCTGACCACACCAGGGTGTCATATTTTGATTCCGGCGCAACATATTCCGGTTTGGACTCATCAAAATTCTTTCCGGTTGCCCAGATTTCAATTTCCGAATATTTCGCAGGACTGTTGTCCTCTTTATTCACGGTAAACCGGACATATTTTCCGGGCTTTCCTTCTCCAAGGTCAATGACAGTCATGTCCTTTCCCTGTGTCCAGTTGCTTTCATTAAAAACAACCTCACCCTCACTGGTAGGCGCAGAGGAAACGGATATCTTTACAGATTTATAAGTCCCTTTTTCCAGTTTGAATTTAATCTCTTTCATGAAATAACTGTTTCTATATTCAAACTGCAGCCATCTTTCTCCAAGGCTGTTATGAACCGCATAATTATCATCTGCTTTTCCATCTGTAATCGCCTCAATATTGGTTGGAGTCAATCCCCGTACATATGGAATCTTTCCGGCAGCAATATTTCTCGCTTCTGCCTCTGGAGGCGGAGTCGGAATCTCAGACTTTGGAACAGATGCAATGACTTCGATTTCATTAAACAGAACGCCATTACTGTATCCTTTCCAGGAACTATTTGTATTCTGAATATAGTGTTCCCTTTCCCCAGATACGGATATACTGTGCTTTTACAGGCGCGTCTAAAACAATGGACTGTGCCTGCCCTTTGTTGTCTGTAGTTTCCTTATAATCACTCTCCGCAAATACCACTGTACTGTTTGCAAAATCCTCTGTATCTGAAAGTTCTACCTTTACATTTTTGAAATCAGAAACCGCTGTATCATAAGTATTTCTATACAGGTCTATCTGCTTAACATCTCTTACCTTTCCGAAATCATATTGCAGATACACATGGTCCCAACCTGCATATCCATTGTCTTCTCCTCCTGATTCCATACCTGCAATAATTTTTGTATTATTACTGTCATCATTACTTCCAGCCTTTATGCCATCTGTTGCGCTGGAAGGATTCTGTATCAGAACCTGAGGAACCGTAGGACCTCCTACTACAATTTTATGTGTGCTGTTTGTAGTCGGCTGTAATCCAAGCATAATATTGGCATCTACCAGTTCTTCCCCTGTTCCCGGATTTTCCGGGTCTGGATCCGGATTCGGCTCAGGTTCCGGTTCTGTCACAGGCACGGTTGCAATGGCTTCGATTTCATTAAACAGAACACCGTTGCTATAACCCTTCCAGTCGCTGTTTGTATTCTGGATATAATGCCCTTTTCCCCAGACACGCAAATATCTGCCCTCTGTTCCTTCCGGCAAGTCAATAATCTGTGCCTGTCCTTTATTTTCTGTGGTTTCCTCTACATCTGCTGTTTCATATACCACACTGCTGTCTGTAAATTCTTCATCTGTTGCAATTTCTACTTTTACGTCTTTAAAAGTAGACACTGCATTGTCATAAGTATTTCGATAAAGAGAAATTTCCTGAAGATTATAATTTTCCCCTAAGTCATACTCCAGATATACCGGCTGCCACTGAGCATAACCATTATCCTCTGTTCCCGTTTCTTCTCCGGCAACAATTTTTGTATTATTGCTGTCCAAATTGCTTCCTGATTTATTGCCATCTGTAGCTGCAAGAGGATTTAATACCCCCTCGTCTGCGTTTGTGGTGGGTTCCAATCCCGCCATAACATTTCTTTCTTCTGTCGCCGGTTCAGCTTTTATCTCCACGGGAGCGATGTTTCCCACACAAAGCGCCATTGCCATAAACAGAGAAAGACTTTTAGTGATTCTTTTCTTTTTAATCATAGAATTCTCCTTTCCATACCCCGTTTTTCTTTCCAAACCTTACAGCCGGTGTTATAATACATCTTGTCACTGTAAATCTGTTTGTTCGAAAGAAAGCATGAATGATAAT
This region includes:
- the hypB gene encoding hydrogenase nickel incorporation protein HypB, coding for MKEFKVIEVKRSIFEDNDADAARLRQTLKKQKTFLLNLMSSPGAGKTSTLKRTISMLKDEMRIGVMEADIDSDVDAQTISETGAKAIQIHTGGMCHLDADMTRQGLLEFGTEDLDLVVLENVGNLVCPAEFDTGACKNAMILSVPEGQDKPLKYPLMFSVCDVVLINKTDVLPYFDFDMEKCREYIKERNPKAKVIPISAKTGEGFAEWTDWLRRETADWTGKEKQK
- a CDS encoding FadR/GntR family transcriptional regulator, translating into MEFEKISSPSLRELFVQQLEHMILSGKLPVGTKLPPERQLSQEMQVSRAVINGGISELEKKGFLIVKPRSGTYVADYRRNGTAETLLAIMNYNGGRLKQEEVRSILEVRIALDTLAATLCTSHITDKELDYLEALTERIKDAVSIDEAVNAAYEFQHEFALASGNTLIPLIFSSFKVAVTSLWERFCVLYGTDALYENTVSLLGFLKNRDTQGAIEWINKSVAQSIDGNRKIYYE
- a CDS encoding FAD-dependent oxidoreductase; the encoded protein is MADSLFPNPHPEEPFREPIAKLAKMITDRAPVVLGLEKITKESPEYIGLSILCTDEMAELALKMGKRKPRTLEDMVKLTGKDKAYVEEMLQKLAVNGVIEYNWENPKHEKQYVLPMFVPGSAEFANMNEDILTEHPEMGRFFERMSRVPLEKITHMVPPGGAGIGMHVIPVEKAIQMENQSVSVEHISHWLDKYEGKYAASPCSCRRSRKTFDEGCADDPEGWCIAVGDMADYVVETNKGGRYITRDEVMEILKQAEENGFVHQITNIDGENKIFAICNCNVNVCYALRTSQLFNTPNMSRSAYVAHVKTENCVACGRCVEYCPAGAVKLGQKLCKKDGSQVEYPKQPLPSEVPWGPHMWTEDYRDKNRINCYDTGTAPCKTACPAHIAIQGYLKMAAQGRYTDALALIKKENPFPAVCGRICNRRCEDACTRGTIDEAVAIDEVKRFIAEQDLKAETRYIPKKVVPSLKGEFTEKIAIIGGGPAGLSCAFYLAEKGYKPTVFEKNQKAGGMLVYGIPSFKLEKDVVQAEIDVIKEMGVEIRTGVEVGKDITLDELRAQGYQAFYIAIGCQGGRLPGIPGQDADGVMTAVDFLRAVGEDHSYPISGKTVVVGGGNVAIDVARTSMRCGADSVSMYCLESRDMMPASEEEILEAEEENVSVHCGWGPKEILTENGRVKGIVFKKCVSVKDADGRFNPKYDEQETMTVECDHVFMSVGQSIVWGDLLKNEKVELGRGNGAVADTVTYQTAQPDIFVGGDVYTGPKFAIDAIAAGKEGAISIHRFVQPHSSLTIGRNRRQFVELNKQDILVEEYDNSSRQIPGYDKKIDRKTSFKEARQSFTEEQVKKETARCLGCGASVVDENKCIGCGICTTKCEFDAIHLYRENPECSTMRKSEDKLKYILPYGAKQAIKIKFSKKK
- a CDS encoding DUF5692 family protein produces the protein MLFQIYGENAGWQLFGWLMVFVCLIAVNEIARRSKVGGIFCFLILPAALTVYFIAIQVGAANGSEWALNNDTYVHMNGWFHYAKLYAATAGCIGFMMLKYHWGIGKKDWFKIFPFAIVAINILIAVGSDFESGVRGAMALAAQGDRWWLSSENVWLYGGWWNWVNGIAGILNIFCMTGWLGIYTSRKKHDMLWPDMTWCFIVAYDIWNFAYTYNNLPTHSWYCGVALLLAPTFAAMLWNKGGWIQNRANTLALWCMFAQVFPLFQEQGKFAVLPVLYKDGVMDAAVRPVSVNPTMQGVIALLALAANVLCLAAVIKRAKEQKKNPYTNEIFTDQRDFKLAMARAEKQ
- a CDS encoding glycoside hydrolase family 16 protein, with amino-acid sequence MTPTNIEAITDGKADDNYAVHNSLGERWLQFEYRNSYFMKEIKFKLEKGTYKSVKISVSSAPTSEGEVVFNESNWTQGKDMTVIDLGEGKPGKYVRFTVNKEDNSPAKYSEIEIWATGKNFDESKPEYVAPESKYDTLVWSDEFNGDTVDETKWNIIDGMANHGAIYNRGAVSIKKDGENSYLAINSKNYETTEKLIEAVGWDQYQDQKLKDSVTWSSGRVESKDKFSFQFGRMAVRAKPNDSQGIWPAIWLLCQDETGHDEIDVLEYLGQDAWDAWTTNHFGILDENKASDGIATKNYEAWCQDFHVFEVEWDPEIIKFFIDGVQVHSTTTGKDDGRDGMHTRPMFAILETQVGDGWVGPVDYTKQETKQDSDYLIDWVRVYQTADQPVARFDNLESISGGKNDSYYIAPESHTDGLMELSDGEESYESKDNFYYGGQPRYEASRVAVKEGAKDQSLVYHIPEVKDVHLTAYYQTLEGVKFPSSVGDLKGESMRSSLKDGADLDFKIYASVDGADWTRFENVKVVNNFPEPNPSYARHTFDAYGLPEGTNYVKVEFPNYEGAEYTQKNGEVTKVKNTDIQLAKVTFLQEKDAAVPEPEPEPEAMLDFIKITQAPEKREYVEGEIFDAKGMQVTAIYSDGTEKDVTEAVSYSKEPLQVTDKEIEIFYTEKEVTKTAKQAIIVSKKDIPSPNPNPNPDQNPNPDQNPNPDQNPNPDPNPDDGDNGEEPQKGEILSVKISPDKAEMKAGESKEFTAEVETKGEVSKEVTWQIAGNKSKDTKIDENGKLTIGKDETAHEIKVKAVSRANSDKYGEAVVTVKKEADKKPGAKPSNPSKPSGSNKNPSGSSVKTGDEAQLALWGTVGLLAAGAILVLTIRKRKQH
- a CDS encoding hydrogenase maturation nickel metallochaperone HypA; this encodes MHELGVVFHVIKTVEEVAKENQLTEIEAVTLQLGEVSGVIESYLQNCWKWAVEKKSEILKESALVVETIPAVTFCEDCEKTYGTVEHGKICPYCGSERTYLQQGNEFFIKEISGC
- a CDS encoding ASKHA domain-containing protein, with amino-acid sequence MTGLCHKKYLKLTPPTEEDSRSAQVRILDELSDITDPVQFSMKALRQLSSVCVNADWEITVSLSWDGCKWLITNLETGDTSSNLYGLAVDLGSTTVVMQLLDCISGKVLAQTSVRNHQRDKGLEILSRIFFSKDNPEHLEELRQLTLKSILEGMENLKKHTGIEVHQCGAMVISGNNAMIHFLVGLDPFPIFSSPYAVWADQLGFYPAQELGLPLSCPVYLVPARANYLGGDITSGLIDVNIQEKEQIQVFFDVGTNGELVIGNKDFLLCGAGAAGPALEGEAVRTGMRATAGAVTDVKLQKGAFLLSTVDNLPPVGICGSGIVDLLAELYLNGWVDNKGHFVPDMSEKIAWQPKEQEYAVCYSPGLWFYESDIQEFLKAKAAASTMVEILLQQMGLCIQDVETFYMAGAFGVHINKKSAVTIGMYPDIPLERIQQAGNSSLNGAAKLLLNRNLIDKIPKLLSMMTYLQFGAVENFLHEMVAATAIPHTNLENYPSVEAERKKRMEEQKFTAST